Part of the Candidatus Methanogranum gryphiswaldense genome, CCGTACTTATCGAACCGGCACTTTTACTTTCTCTGATGACCGTATGCGTCCTCAGTGGGGCTGGTACCGATATAAGCAACGTACCAACACTTCTGATGTCTATGGGGATTTTAGCATTCTGCCCGGCACTTTTACTCGCCGCTGCATCTTTCATAATAACCCTTGCTGCAGAGAATGCAAGGATCCCGTTCGATAACCCCGCAACACATCTCGAACTTACAATGGTGCATGAAGGAATGCTCCTTGAATATTCGGGAAGGAGCCTGGCACTTATGGAACTCTCTTCGATGATGAGGCTCACAATATTCATGACAATGTTGGGTACCCTGTTCCTGCCTTGGGGCATATCTATAACCACACAACCACTGGACCTTGTTGTAGGTCTTGTCACAATAGTGGCCAAACTTGTGATATTCTCATTTGCATTGGCCCTACTGGAATGCTCTTCGACCAAATTCAGACTGTTCAAAGCACCGAACCTTCTGACAGCATCGTTCGTAATTGCGTTGCTGGCAATAATTTCGCTGTATATACTGTGAGGGAAAAAAATGGATCCGACACTCTACGAGAATCTTATCGATATCTGTGCAATATGCATGCTTGTAATATCGGTCATGGCAATAGCATCCACGCACATGAAGAAACTTGTACAGTTCTTCGCTGTCCACTCTCTTTTCCTATCCATATTGGCATTCGTTGTCGCATACTATACTGGAAACTATCACATCTACATCATATTCGTACTGACACTTGTACTGAAGGTATTCCTTATCCCAAAATTCCTTGACTACACAATAGAAAAGATAAACATGGAAAAGGAAGT contains:
- a CDS encoding NADH-quinone oxidoreductase subunit H; this translates as MEFIVTALQAIFLIAISPLITGIIRKFKAWMQHREGSDIFQPYRDLIKLFKKDETISESTTWLFRFIPYICFSAMTFLAFMVPVFFVEILAPFDDLITMVYLFTMYRFCMVLGGLEGGSVFGGMGSSREMMMSVLIEPALLLSLMTVCVLSGAGTDISNVPTLLMSMGILAFCPALLLAAASFIITLAAENARIPFDNPATHLELTMVHEGMLLEYSGRSLALMELSSMMRLTIFMTMLGTLFLPWGISITTQPLDLVVGLVTIVAKLVIFSFALALLECSSTKFRLFKAPNLLTASFVIALLAIISLYIL